A genomic window from Colletotrichum destructivum chromosome 7, complete sequence includes:
- a CDS encoding Putative beta-lactamase/transpeptidase, whose product MPLSSQAVDEIRTIVENAVTSDPRKIPGTTVVVVDRTGAEQFAHSAGQRGISSNEPMTLENVYWMASCTKMVVGIACMQLVEKGALRLDDSAHLEKLCPELADVKVLDAEGKLVDKKRGITLRMLLTHTAGFGYTFFNERLRNWSLPAGIDEFSGSIRDMMQPLLFQPGEGWEYGVGIDWAGIALERVTNTSLNEYIQANICQPLGLQNVNMIPTPSMKAQLAYMHHKRLDGKLVTRDHLLHRPLVVQSEEEVRGCFNSGGAGIFAKPQEYSRILAVFLNDGTCPVTKAQLLKKETVDEMFRNQISQFPDFAKQGVQDAKPELAMAIPELYPVPEGTPQGWGLTFMITGGTTGRSDGTAWWAGLPNLFWWCDRENGVAGIVCSQILPFGDPAVMGLWSQVETAVYKGLGISSKA is encoded by the exons ATGCCTCTCTCATCACaagccgtcgacgagatcaGGACCATAGTAGAAAATGCCGTGACGTCGGACCCCCGAAAGATCCCCGGAACGAccgtggtcgtcgtcgaccgcaccggcgccgagcagTTCGCCCACTCCGCAGGACAACGAGGCATATCATCCAACGAGCCAATGACTCTGGAAAACGTCTACTGGATGGCCTCGTGCACCAAGATggtcgtcggcatcgcgTGCATGCAGTTGGTGGAGAAGGGCGCTCTCAGGCTGGACGACTCGGCTCACCTGGAGAAGCTGTGCCCCGAGCTGGCCGATGTCAaggtgctcgacgccgaaggcAAGCTTGTGGACAAGAAGCGGGGGATAACGCTGCGCATGCTGCTGACGCATACCGCTGGGTTTGGATACACCTTCTTCAACGAGAGACTGCGCAATTGGAGTCTCCCGGCCGGGATCGACGAGTTCTCGGGGAGCATACGGGACATGATGCAGCCGCTTCTATTCCAACCAGGGGAAGGCTGGGAGTATGGC GTTGGTATCGACTGGGCTGGCATCGCTCTTGAGCGTGTGACGAATACCAGCCTCAACGAGTATATCCAGGCCAACATCTGCCAGCCACTGGGGCTCCAGAATGTCAACATGATCCCGACACCTTCGATGAAGGCACAGCTCGCCTATATGCACCACAAAAGGCTTGACGGCAAGCTAGTTACCAGAGACCACCTTCTTCACCGGCCACTCGTCGTCCAGTCAGAAGAAGAGGTCCGCGGGTGTTTcaacagcggcggcgccggcatctTTGCCAAGCCGCAAGAATACAGTC GTATACTCGCAGTCTTCCTCAACGACGGGACCTGCCCCGTCACGAAGGCGCAACTCTTGAAAAAGGAGACGGTGGACGAGATGTTCAGGAACCAGATCTCCCAATTCCCAGACTTCGCCAAACAAGGCGTCCAGGACGCTAAGCCGGAGCTGGCCATGGCGATCCCGGAGCTCTACCCGGTCCCGGAGGGCACGCCACAGGGGTGGGGGCTGACGTTCATGATCACCGGCGGGACAACGGGGCGGTCAGACGGCACGGCATGGTGGGCGGGGCTGCCGAACCTGTTCTGGTGGTGCGATCGAGAGAACGGCGTGGCCGGCATCGTGTGCTCTCAGATCTTGCCCTTTGGCGATCCGGCGGTGATGGGGTTGTGGTCCCAGGTTGAGACGGCCGTCTACAAGGGGCTCGGGATCTCGAGCAAAGCGTGA
- a CDS encoding Putative zn(2)Cys(6) fungal-type DNA-binding domain-containing protein: MRRQNSSCDQCRKGKRACDAGALKDIQLCLDVGLQWEVDWQSTTGPCSNCTKTGKHCTFDWARSQQAQVRGRRQSSGKTNLPDRKRLKSGHKTASPATMEPGEVQPGESHSHTVFNFLDTETHEETPEFFAGSFKPGPDFFSISTENDVLSYDTLPDNCSFVFSPSSSISIPSLSDGLSGLNQTDCSSSQSESISGFSPGSTVGISKTARKRSRQSPISPPCAPSGLSEFSPTQKMIVRTNHGIMTDNLMQLYHDVMEGALSCWLTEQNCPYLDPTRAPGLAGLSPSQPFEPFVATPNLSSGNRIYQRVIRLDKSLESLGIRTLSVSEDRRATKALRLAIMAFTAQWAQGSRRSRARYRPANNPGEDLTADGFSEEFDATLQASFWNQARRCLDDCAEINSFRVAMAELLFGLTQKYNDELDWEDAEFGDLGFGLSGETCTKGFCTAEKVQRVLDEEGYSIYVERGARRLHVLKRRSEVFERGRKNRGFETHSEEKNTVKLVFWLAVMFDTLSAAITERPLTVSDEDSQEDGQRQGLTDRDEEGPASPVPTKRWNDEHIMRKHRKLAPLRLPSPEDAVARELIDAAPVKVLLFRKITRIQSLSSRGAGRAVIEDAIQDGLAVYRHWNMTYGLLFQDCVQCHGALPPRTRSWYVCLLGHWLLAVMIMANCVEVMDGQGFSESLGRRERAEVGLVGHLRRTGARAVSDLARASTPREDDAERLTDFHPAVSEGALLTEPWTMVLIRSFATAGTLLLGEAVESETSGHYAGDSRLDSLDRCEDCVKALWYLGRKSSLSRQVAGILGGGLAAERSRTLRLDDCLAAYDPSALVNVVESY, from the exons ATGAGAAGGCAGAACAGCAGCTGCGATCAGTGCCGCAAGGGCAAGCGGGCctgcgacgccggcgccctgAAAGACATACAGCTATGCCTGGACGTGGGTTTGCAGTGGGAGGTTG ACTGGCAAAGCACGACTGGACCATGCTCCAACTGCACGAAAACAGGGAAGCACTGTACGTTCGACTGGGCCCGATCGCAGCAGGCCCAGGTTCGCGGAAGACGCCAGTCGTCCGGGAAGACGAACCTGCCAGATCGTAAGCGTCTGAAGTCGGGGCATAAGACGGCGTCGCCTGCGACGATGGAACCCGGCGAGGTTCAACCTGGAGAGTCTCATTCCCACACCGTATTTAACTTCCTGGACACCGAGACACATGAAGAAACGCCTGAATTCTTCGCTGGAAGCTTTAAACCTGGCCCTGACTTCTTCTCCATATCTACAGAGAACGACGTCCTCAGTTACGACACACTGCCAGACAACTGCTCGTTCGTCTTCtcaccgtcctcgtcaaTTTCAATCCCCAGTTTGTCAGATGGCCTGTCCGGGTTGAACCAGACAGACTGTAGTTCTTCTCAAAGCGAATCCATATCGGGCTTCAGTCCGGGTTCTACCGTGGGCATCTCCAAGACAGCGCGAAAGCGATCCCGACAATCGCCTATTTCTCCTCCTTGTGCACCCTCCGGTCTCTCCGAGTTCTCCCCGACCCAGAAAATGATTGTTCGAACAAACCACGGGATCATGACCGACAACCTCATGCAACTGTATCACGACGTCATGGAGGGCGCCTTATCGTGCTGGTTAACGGAGCAAAACTGCCCTTACTTGGATCCAACCAGAGCTCCGGGTCTTGCAGGCTTGTCACCAAGCCAGCCGTTCGAGCCATTTGTAGCAACACCTAACCTTTCCAGTGGAAACAGAATATATCAGCGCGTTATTAGACTCGACAAATCTCTTGAATCACTGGGAATTAGGACCCTAAGCGTCTCGGAGGATAGAAGGGCCACGAAGGCGCTTCGCCTGGCAATCATGGCCTTCACGGCACAATGGGCACAGGGTAGTAGGAGAAGCCGAGCGCGATACCGGCCGGCCAACAACCCAGGCGAAGACCTCACGGCCGACGGCTTCAGCGAAGAGTTCGACGCAACTCTCCAGGCATCGTTTTGGAACCAGGCCAGGAGGTGCCTGGACGATTGTGCCGAAATCAACTCTTTCAGagtggccatggcggagcTGCTCTTTGGTCTTACGCAAAAGTATAACGACGAACTCGACTGGGAAGACGCGGAGTTTGGCGACCTCGGCTTCGGACTGTCAGGGGAAACATGTACGAAGGGATTTTGTACGGCAGAAAAGGTCCAAAGGGTCTTGGACGAAGAAGGGTACTCGATTTACGTTGAGCGTGGTGCTCGGCGGCTTCACGTTCTCAAGCGTCGTTCGGAAGTTTtcgagagagggagaaagaacCGCGGTTTTGAAACACACTCGGAGGAGAAGAATACCGTGAAGCTGGTTTTCTGGCTGGCCGTCATGTTCGACACGCTCTCGGCTGCAATCACCGAGAGGCCGCTCACCGTATCGGACGAAGACAGCCAAGAAGACGGACAACGACAAGGCTTGACGGATCGGGATGAAGAAGGCCCGGCATCTCCAGTACCAACAAAGCGGTGGAACGACGAGCACATCATGAGAAAACACCGGAAGCTGGCCCCCTTACGACTGCCCAGTCCCGAGGATGCCGTCGCTAGAGAGCTCATCGATGCGGCGCCCGTCAAGGTCCTCTTGTTCCGGAAGATCACGCGGATCCAGAGCCTCTCGTCCCGGGGCGCAGGCCGGGCGGtcatcgaggacgccatccaGGACGGGCTGGCAGTCTACCGCCACTGGAACATGACGTATGGCCTGCTGTTCCAGGACTGCGTGCAGTGCCACGgcgcgctgccgcccaggACCCGGAGCTGGTACGTGTGCCTCCTCGGGCACTGGCTGCTGGCCGTGATGATCATGGCGAACTGCGTCGAGGTCATGGACGGTCAGGGCTTCAGCGAGTCTTTGGGCCGCAGGGAGCGCGCCGAAGTTGGTCTCGTCGGCCATCTTCGACGGACGGGCGCGCGGGCCGTTTCTGACCTCGCGAGAGCTTCTACGCCGCGAGAAGATGATGCGGAGAGGTTGACGGACTTCCACCCGGCCGTCAGCGAGGGCGCGCTTCTGACCGAGCCCTGGACCATGGTCTTGATTCGGTCGTTTGCTACGGCGGGCACATTGCTCCTCGGTGAAGCCGTGGAGTCAGAGACCTCAGGGCATTACGCAGGCGACTCCCGATTGGACTCACTAGACAGATGCGAGGACTGCGTAAAGGCCCTTTGGTATCTGGGTCGCAAGTCGAGCTTGTCTCGCCAGGTTGCCGGTATTCTAGGGGGCGGCTTGGCTGCCGAGCGGTCTAGGACGTTGCGTCTGGATGATTGTCTAGCAGCGTACGATCCGTCGGCACTGGTCAATGTTGTTGAAAGTTACtga
- a CDS encoding Putative flavin monooxygenase, FAD/NAD(P)-binding domain superfamily, producing the protein MATPAQKKKFATELTDYASRRQTTGPYADNLDVDVLIVGGGFGGVFMLKTLREMGLQAVIYEAGTSFGGTWRWNRYPGARVDSEVPEYEFSWPEVFKDWRWSTNYPNFQELRAYFDHVDRVLNLSKDCSFETVVVGAQFQPAEGKWHIKTADGRLAKSKYFIVAAGFASKRYIPNWPGVEKFRGVVHHSSFWPEEDVDVSGKRCAVIGTGASGVQIAQEWGQAVGERGELKVFQRTPNLAVPMGKRPLTPQEQDAGKTWYPRLFQLREKCFGGFLYSMAERNTFDDSPADREAFYRALWDHGGFRYWLGNYRDMLFDADANKEAYSFWSRNVRARIGDARKREILAPTVDKMPHFFGVKRPCLEQNYYEQFNNCCCCCCILRHGGKSATALAADLPKGMWRGEP; encoded by the exons ATGGCCACACCTGCACAGAAAAAGAAGTTTGCGACCGAGCTGACGGACTATGCGTCACGGCGTCAGACCACCGGCCCCTATGCGgacaacctcgacgtcgacgtcctcatcgtcggtGGCGGATTCG GGGGTGTCTTCATGCTCAAGACCCTCCGGGAGATGGGTCTACAGGCCGTCATCTACGAAGCCGGCACGTCCTTCGGAGGCACCTGGCGGTGGAACCGATACCCCGGCGCGCGCGTCGACTCCGAGGTCCCCGAATACGAGTTCTCGTGGCCCGAGGTCTTTAAAGACTGGAGGTGGTCCACCAACTACCCCAACTTCCAGGAGCTACGGGCGTACTTTGACCATGTCGACAGG GTGTTGAACCTGTCGAAAGATTGCTCCTTTGAGacagtcgtcgtcggtgctCAGTTCCAGCCCGCCGAAGGAAAATGGCACATCAAGACTGCCGACGGCCGCTTGGCCAAGAGCAAGTacttcatcgtcgccgctggCTTT GCTTCTAAGCGATACATCCCGAACTGGCCCGGCGTCGAAAAGTTCCGAGGCGTCGTCCACCACTCCTCCTTCTGGCCCGAAGAAGACGTTGATGTGAGCGGCAAGCGAtgcgccgtcatcggcacCGGGGCTTCGGGCGTCCAGATCGCGCAGGAATGGggccaggccgtcggcgaacGCGGCGAGCTGAAAGTCTTCCAGCGGACGCCGAACCTGGCCGTGCCCATGGGCAAGCGGCCCCTGACGCCGCAAGAGCAGGACGCCGGCAAGACGTGGTACCCGCGCCTGTTCCAGCTCCGCGAGAAGTGCTTCGGCGGCTTCCTCTACAGCATGGCGGAGCGGAACACGTTCGACGACTCCCCCGCGGACCGCGAGGCCTTCTACCGCGCGCTCTGGGACCACGGTGGATTCCGGTACTGGCTCGGCAACTACCGGGACATGctcttcgacgccgacgccaatAAGGAGGCCTACAGCTTCTGGTCGCGCAATGTCCGGGCGCGGATCGGGGACGCGAGGAAGCGGGAGATCCTGGCCCCGACGGTCGACAAGATGCCGCACTTCTTCGGCGTCAAGCGACCATGCCTGGAGCAGAACTACTACGAGCAGTTCAACaattgttgttgttgttgttgtattttacgccatggcggcaagagcGCAACCGCCCTTGCggcagacctcccgaagggtatgtggcgtggagagccgtag